A single Osmerus mordax isolate fOsmMor3 chromosome 9, fOsmMor3.pri, whole genome shotgun sequence DNA region contains:
- the LOC136949461 gene encoding homeobox protein six1b has protein sequence MSILPSFGFTQEQVACVCEVLQQGGNLERLGRFLWSLPACDHLHKNESVLKAKAVVAFHRGNFRELYKILESHQFSPHNHPKLQQLWLKAHYVEAEKLRGRPLGAVGKYRVRRKFPLPRTIWDGEETSYCFKEKSRGVLREWYTHNPYPSPREKRELAEATGLTTTQVSNWFKNRRQRDRAAEAKERENSENNNAGNNKQNQLSPLDGGKSLMSSSEDEFSPPQSPDQNSVLLLQGNMSHPSASSYPMTGLGGAQSVHGMHGHPHQLQDSLLGPLTSSLVDLGS, from the exons ATGTCAATATTACCGTCGTTTGGGTTTACTCAAGAGCAGGTCGCCTGCGTATGCGAGGTGCTGCAACAGGGAGGGAACCTGGAGAGACTAGGACGCTTCCTCTGGTCTCTACCCGCTTGCGACCACCTCCACAAGAACGAGAGCGTACTCAAAGCAAAGGCAGTGGTCGCATTCCACCGAGGGAACTTCAGGGAGCTCTATAAGATCCTGGAGAGCCACCAGTTTTCGCCCCACAACCATCCCAAGCTACAGCAGCTGTGGCTGAAAGCGCACTACGTGGAAGCGGAGAAATTGCGCGGCCGACCACTCGGAGCCGTGGGGAAGTATAGGGTCCGGAGGAAATTCCCTTTGCCCCGCACGATATGGGACGGCGAGGAGACAAGTTACTGCTTTAAGGAGAAGTCCAGGGGTGTTCTGAGAGAGTGGTACACGCATAACCCTTATCCCTCCccgagggaaaaaagagaattGGCCGAAGCCACGGGATTGACCACTACACAAGTCAGCAACTGGTTCAAAAACAgacggcagagagacagagcggctGAGGCTAAAGAAAG AGAGAACAGTGAAAACAACAACGCCGGTAACAACAAACAGAACCAGCTGTCTCCCCTCGACGGCGGCAAGTCGCTGATGTCCAGCTCGGAGGATGAATTCTCTCCACCGCAAAGCCCCGATCAGAACTCTGTGCTTTTGCTCCAGGGAAACATGAGTCACCCCAGCGCCTCCTCTTACCCTATGACGGGCCTCGGTGGAGCACAGTCGGTGCATGGAATGCACGGACACCCGCACCAACTTCAAGACTCGTTGTTGGGACCGCTAACATCTAGTCTTGTGGATCTAGGGTCCTAA